DNA from Chloroherpetonaceae bacterium:
GACGAGCGGGGGCTTTCCTTTCGCTCGGCGGTTCCCATTTTACTTGAGAGAATTCGTAATGATTTTATTTTTCAACTGACACCTGAAATTCGATTGCGAACAAGGGTTGAACTGAAAAATGTCACAAAAGGCACAGAGCAAAGTACGAATAAGTTATTTGGTTGGTTGATTGCACAAGATGTGGGTCTTGATTTGTTAAGAAGGAAATTAAGTGTTGATATGCGTGTTGCCGTTTACCAAACTGATTCATTTGATGCTGCGATTTACGCATACGAAAATGATTTGCCGCTTCTTGCCACTATTTTCGCGCATAACGGTCGAGGAAGGCGATTCTTTTTGAATGCCCGTTATCAAATTATTCGAGAATTTGAAATTGCCTTTCGCTTCGCCAATACCTATCGTGATGATATTACAGAAAGTGGAAGTGGAAATGATCGTATTTTGACGAACTCGCCAAGCACGGTGAGTTTCGGAATAAGAGCAAATTTTTAAATAAAGAAGTTGATGTCAAGGTCGATTTATAGCCTTCGGTAAGCACTTGCTGTTTCTTCATCCTTTCTGATTAATGAACGAGCAAAACCAAGTAAAAAGGGAATTAGAAGAAGCAAATAAAATCCAACTTGCGGAATATGCGAAACACTCCCAGCTCCTAATTTTACAGTTAGCCCAAAAACTGCAAAAAGTGAAAACCCGATAGAAAGAATTGAGGAAATCATTGCTAAAGCAGTTAATCGCTCTTGCCATATTCGATTCTTAAAAAAAAGTAGCGCAGAGATAGAGAAAAGAATTAGCAATCCTATTGACCCATTCATTGCCCAAAATTGCAAGGTTACACTCCCGCCCCCGAACCCGAATCGTCCAAATGCAAAAACCCTCATAAGGCCCTCTGCATCCTCAAAGCGATAATCCCATAGCGGAAGAGTATTGACATTCAATAGTGCGCAAGTGATTGAGATTGCAAGCAATAAAGACTGTGGTCTTAAAAGCATTGATTTGTCAGTTAAATTTTTGAGACCAGTTTCATTTTTACATAAAACCACCAAAGGCCACTTGAGATTCCCCATCCCAAAAGTGCGCCAATAAATACATCAATCGGAAAGTGCGCTCCAACATAAATTCTTGATATTCCCACGACAATTGCGACCAGATAAGGCAAGCCTTTCCAGAGAAACATCTGCTCACCCTCTCCGCTCCTTAAAAATACTTTTGAAATAAAATGTGCCGCCGTGAATGCCGTTTGAGAGTGACCCGAAGGGAATGAATGATAATACAATGGTTCAAACATCACATTAATTGCAACTTGCCCTATTTCTATCGATTCCTTAAAAAAAGTTAAAGGACGAGGCATACCAAACATTGCTTTCATAAGATTTAGAACAATCCCTGCAATTGCAAAAGTACTGACTGCAAGAAGCAGGTACTTTAAAAACTCAGTTCGTCGAAAAAGGAACAATGAAATCACAAGAATCGGAAATAAAAATTTGCCATCACCTAAAAAGGTTGAATAGCCAATCAAATAGTCATTGACTGGATTTTGAAGTCCATTGTTGATCGTAAAGAATAATGACTCGTTGAGTTCTTGAAGTGGTTCGGGCATCTTAAATTTTATACAGCAACTTTAACAATCGCTTTTTTGACATAGTCTTTTGGAGGCTGTGGCGAATGGGCATCAAAGGGATAAAATATGGCGAACTCACCTTCACCAACGGTCATTTCAAAGGTAGAGTGATCTGAGTAAAGTAAATAGTCATTTTCTTCATTGTATGGTTTATCGAGAGAATTGCAGTCCTCAAGCCCTCGCCAGCCAATCGGAAAGCTTCCGATGATTGAGA
Protein-coding regions in this window:
- a CDS encoding phosphatase PAP2 family protein — its product is MPEPLQELNESLFFTINNGLQNPVNDYLIGYSTFLGDGKFLFPILVISLFLFRRTEFLKYLLLAVSTFAIAGIVLNLMKAMFGMPRPLTFFKESIEIGQVAINVMFEPLYYHSFPSGHSQTAFTAAHFISKVFLRSGEGEQMFLWKGLPYLVAIVVGISRIYVGAHFPIDVFIGALLGWGISSGLWWFYVKMKLVSKI
- a CDS encoding YhcH/YjgK/YiaL family protein; protein product: MILDKLRNGHHYTSYHPRLKQAFDYLLTTDLKSLSPGSHEIDGKEIFIIVAEDKRTPETKQNEKLEVHRKYIDIQLSIIGSFPIGWRGLEDCNSLDKPYNEENDYLLYSDHSTFEMTVGEGEFAIFYPFDAHSPQPPKDYVKKAIVKVAV
- a CDS encoding DUF4293 family protein, which translates into the protein MLLRPQSLLLAISITCALLNVNTLPLWDYRFEDAEGLMRVFAFGRFGFGGGSVTLQFWAMNGSIGLLILFSISALLFFKNRIWQERLTALAMISSILSIGFSLFAVFGLTVKLGAGSVSHIPQVGFYLLLLIPFLLGFARSLIRKDEETASAYRRL